From Neosynechococcus sphagnicola sy1, a single genomic window includes:
- a CDS encoding DUF4365 domain-containing protein → MFDSTIQDFRGTSHVEKIVRVDWRSKWQEIARLNDDAVDGIIFLKRGRRPTSAIAFAQVKCGPGYRKDAQIRPNHIGVHVGVKYIEDHLPRWRSLTFPVVMIYVDPSSNPKEPEAWWTDLKSPESYTNSNQNIILLPKY, encoded by the coding sequence GTGTTTGACTCTACCATTCAAGATTTTCGTGGTACATCTCATGTCGAAAAGATCGTTCGTGTCGATTGGCGATCAAAATGGCAAGAAATTGCTCGGCTTAACGATGACGCTGTAGATGGAATCATTTTTCTAAAACGTGGTAGGAGACCAACATCTGCAATTGCTTTTGCCCAAGTAAAGTGTGGTCCAGGATATCGAAAGGATGCACAAATCCGCCCTAATCATATTGGTGTTCACGTAGGAGTAAAGTATATAGAAGATCACTTGCCCCGTTGGAGATCACTAACATTTCCTGTAGTGATGATTTATGTTGATCCTTCAAGTAATCCCAAAGAGCCTGAAGCTTGGTGGACTGACTTAAAAAGCCCTGAATCTTACACAAATAGTAATCAAAATATTATTCTCCTGCCTAAATATTAA